A stretch of Imperialibacter roseus DNA encodes these proteins:
- a CDS encoding alpha/beta hydrolase, with protein sequence MKYIKKLVFPCLALILVLSSCKDEEDKKSYLTFDVYSPELDVTKTIWLYLPADYQTTEKEYPVVYFQDAQWVFEKPEGYTQEMHVDENLRALEKEGFEGVIVVGIQSNEETRADEFSLYANSSLRAGGKGQQYLDFMVHTLKPNIDSLYRTKKDRSNTAIMGASLGGLAAFYGLTQYPEVFGKAALFSAALHFNSDSVLSKASHKLVMEDARVFGVVGKNELNSEVNFPADNEALFKALTKYIPSENVNFTIHEDGEHKIWFWEREFPSAVLFLF encoded by the coding sequence ATGAAGTATATAAAAAAACTTGTTTTTCCGTGTCTCGCATTGATTCTGGTGCTTTCCTCGTGCAAAGATGAGGAGGATAAGAAGAGCTACCTCACCTTTGACGTGTACAGCCCTGAGCTGGACGTAACCAAGACAATCTGGCTCTATCTTCCTGCCGACTACCAGACAACCGAAAAGGAATATCCGGTTGTTTACTTTCAAGATGCGCAATGGGTTTTTGAAAAACCAGAAGGCTACACACAAGAGATGCATGTGGATGAAAACCTGCGAGCGCTTGAGAAAGAGGGATTTGAAGGAGTGATTGTGGTGGGCATTCAAAGCAATGAGGAGACAAGAGCAGACGAATTTAGCCTCTATGCCAACTCTTCGTTGCGAGCGGGAGGGAAAGGCCAGCAATACCTGGACTTTATGGTTCATACGCTTAAGCCAAACATCGATAGCCTTTATAGAACGAAAAAAGACCGCTCCAACACTGCTATTATGGGTGCAAGCCTCGGAGGTCTTGCAGCGTTTTATGGGCTTACCCAGTATCCTGAGGTATTTGGAAAGGCAGCTCTTTTTTCGGCAGCTCTGCATTTCAACTCCGACTCTGTGTTGTCAAAGGCGAGCCACAAGCTCGTTATGGAAGACGCTCGGGTTTTTGGCGTTGTTGGAAAAAATGAGCTTAATAGCGAAGTGAATTTTCCGGCAGACAATGAGGCGCTTTTCAAAGCACTCACAAAATACATCCCATCTGAAAATGTAAACTTCACTATCCATGAAGATGGCGAACATAAAATTTGGTTTTGGGAAAGGGAATTTCCCAGTGCAGTACTTTTCCTGTTCTAA
- a CDS encoding sodium-translocating pyrophosphatase, with protein MNSIVYLVPALGILGLIVMIMKSSWVSKQDAGDDNMKVLAGYIADGAMAFLKAEWKVLGYFVVIAAILLAYSGTLVPDSHPTIAIAFVIGAVLSAFAGWVGMNIATKANVRTTQAARTSLAQALKVSFNGGAVMGLGVAGLAVLGLGSLFIVLVQIFVPEGAAATGLEMKTAIEVLAGFSLGAESIALFARVGGGIYTKAADVGADLVGKVEAGIPEDDVRNPATIADNVGDNVGDVAGMGADLFGSYVATILATMVLGQEIDASADAFGGFSPILLPMIIAGMGLVFSIVGTFFVRIKSETSSVQAALNMGNWSSIFLTGVGSFFLVKYMLPASLSIRGYEFTNMDVFYAILLGLVVGALMSIVTEYYTAMGKKPVNSIVQQSSTGHATNIIGGLSVGMESTVLPILILAAGIYGSFSFAGLYGVAIAAAGMMATTAMQLAIDAFGPIADNAGGIAEMSGLPKEVRERTDNLDAVGNTTAAAGKGFAIASAALTALALFAAFVGVAGIDSIDIYKADVLAGLFVGGMIPFIFSSLAIAAVGRAAMDMVNEVRRQFKEIPGIMEYKGKPEYDKCVAISTKASIREMMLPGAIALLTPIIVGFSFGPEVLGGTLAGITVSGVLMGIFQNNAGGAWDNAKKSFEKGVEINGKMEYKGSEPHKASVTGDTVGDPFKDTSGPSMNILIKLTSIVALIIAPHISEKPHTASIDQQLNEQTAKEISVKVEKVLEKVK; from the coding sequence ATGAACAGTATAGTGTATTTAGTCCCTGCTCTGGGGATTTTAGGATTGATCGTAATGATCATGAAATCGTCGTGGGTATCGAAACAAGATGCCGGTGATGACAATATGAAGGTATTGGCTGGTTACATCGCCGACGGAGCCATGGCTTTCCTGAAAGCAGAATGGAAAGTGCTTGGCTATTTCGTGGTAATTGCTGCTATTCTGCTGGCCTATTCAGGTACTCTTGTTCCTGATTCTCATCCAACCATCGCCATCGCCTTTGTAATAGGCGCCGTTCTTTCTGCATTTGCCGGCTGGGTAGGTATGAATATCGCCACAAAAGCAAATGTGAGAACCACGCAAGCCGCCAGAACCTCGCTGGCGCAAGCCTTGAAGGTCTCTTTTAACGGCGGTGCCGTTATGGGCCTTGGAGTGGCTGGGCTGGCTGTATTGGGCCTTGGCTCACTGTTCATTGTATTAGTTCAGATTTTCGTGCCAGAAGGCGCTGCGGCTACAGGCCTTGAAATGAAAACTGCCATTGAAGTGTTAGCTGGTTTTTCTTTAGGTGCCGAATCTATTGCCCTTTTCGCTCGTGTTGGTGGCGGCATATACACCAAAGCCGCTGACGTAGGCGCCGACCTTGTAGGTAAAGTTGAAGCTGGAATTCCCGAAGACGACGTTCGTAACCCGGCAACAATCGCCGACAACGTGGGCGACAACGTGGGTGACGTAGCCGGTATGGGCGCTGACCTTTTCGGGTCTTATGTGGCCACCATTCTTGCCACCATGGTATTAGGACAAGAAATCGATGCTTCTGCCGATGCTTTCGGTGGGTTCTCCCCTATTTTGCTGCCGATGATCATTGCTGGTATGGGCCTTGTTTTCTCTATAGTGGGAACATTTTTTGTCCGCATCAAAAGTGAAACTTCCAGTGTTCAGGCAGCTTTGAACATGGGCAACTGGTCATCTATCTTCCTGACTGGCGTCGGTTCTTTCTTTCTGGTAAAGTACATGCTGCCTGCCAGCCTTTCCATCCGGGGATATGAATTCACAAACATGGATGTGTTCTACGCCATCCTGCTTGGCCTTGTGGTTGGCGCATTGATGAGCATCGTGACGGAGTACTACACTGCCATGGGCAAGAAGCCTGTTAACTCTATTGTTCAGCAGTCTTCTACAGGTCATGCAACCAATATTATCGGTGGCCTTTCTGTTGGCATGGAGTCAACAGTTTTACCTATTCTGATTCTTGCAGCCGGTATTTACGGCTCGTTCTCATTTGCTGGTCTTTATGGAGTAGCCATTGCGGCTGCTGGTATGATGGCCACTACAGCCATGCAGCTTGCCATCGACGCCTTTGGCCCAATTGCGGATAATGCCGGAGGTATCGCTGAAATGAGTGGCCTTCCTAAAGAAGTTCGTGAACGCACCGACAACCTGGACGCAGTTGGTAACACTACCGCAGCAGCGGGAAAAGGTTTTGCTATCGCTTCGGCTGCCCTTACAGCACTTGCCCTCTTTGCAGCATTTGTTGGTGTAGCTGGAATCGACTCAATCGATATTTACAAAGCTGACGTGCTTGCAGGCTTGTTTGTGGGCGGAATGATCCCATTTATATTTTCCTCCCTTGCCATTGCTGCCGTGGGTCGTGCCGCTATGGACATGGTGAACGAAGTGCGTCGTCAGTTCAAGGAAATTCCTGGCATCATGGAGTACAAAGGAAAGCCAGAATATGACAAATGCGTGGCCATTTCAACCAAAGCTTCCATTCGTGAAATGATGCTTCCTGGTGCTATTGCACTGCTGACGCCGATCATCGTTGGTTTCAGCTTTGGCCCTGAAGTACTCGGGGGTACACTAGCCGGTATCACAGTTTCTGGCGTGTTGATGGGGATTTTCCAAAACAACGCCGGTGGTGCATGGGACAACGCCAAAAAGTCGTTCGAAAAGGGTGTTGAAATCAACGGCAAGATGGAGTACAAAGGCTCCGAGCCCCACAAAGCGTCAGTGACTGGCGATACAGTTGGTGATCCTTTCAAAGACACATCCGGACCGTCGATGAACATTCTTATCAAGCTTACATCTATCGTAGCGCTCATCATTGCGCCACATATTTCCGAAAAACCTCACACAGCGTCGATAGACCAGCAGCTCAATGAGCAAACTGCAAAAGAGATCAGTGTGAAAGTGGAGAAAGTACTTGAAAAGGTTAAGTAA
- a CDS encoding ligase-associated DNA damage response DEXH box helicase — protein MENLINDGKQRFVKKGWKPFDFQVDTWRAFLQEKSGLLNAPTGSGKTYALWVPCLLEYMREHPADYKKPRKNGLRVLWITPLRALARDIQLAMEGMCTDFEIPWEIGIRTGDTSTSDRAKQKRSAPECLVTTPESLHLLLSQKEAVNYFKSLTTIIVDEWHELLGTKRGVQIELAFSRLRATNPGNLKIWGVSATIGNLDQAREVLLGPTLFQGSVAIKANIHKKIEVISVLPDEAEKFPWGGHLGVKMMDKVLPIIENSKTTLLFTNTRSQTEIWYQQILHAAPHLSGAMAMHHGSMDNNVRKWVEEALHAGKLQLVVCTSSLDLGVDFRPVDTVIQVGGPKGVARFMQRAGRSGHQPGATSKIYFVPTHSLELIEGAALRSAIDKDYYESRKPLEKCMDVLVQYLVTLAVGEGFIPDIILNEVKQTYCFSTLSQEEWQWALQFITTGGSSLGEYDEFSKVEIIDGVYRVTDRRKSTMHRLSIGTIVGDPSLRVKYLTGGNIGTVEESFASKLTRGDVFWFAGRNLEFIMIKDMTVLVRKAKKKRGLIPRWGGGRMPLSSQLSILIRQKLEQAALGDFSDIELETIRPIIELQQRWSIVPDAGKLLIEKVESRFGHHLFIYPFEGRFVHEVLGGLVAYRIGKLAPISFSIAMNDYGFELLTDEPIPIEEALELDLFSTTKLLEDIHHSINESEMARRRFRDIASIAGLVFHGFPGKTISNKHLQANSQIIYKVFEDYDKENLLLKQAMDEVITLQMEQSRLLEAVDRINSQQITLMYPPRPSPFAFPIMVESLRERLTTESIEDRVIKLQQQLEKFADSQG, from the coding sequence TTGGAAAACCTTATCAACGACGGAAAGCAGAGGTTTGTCAAAAAAGGCTGGAAGCCATTTGATTTTCAGGTTGATACCTGGCGTGCCTTTCTTCAGGAGAAATCCGGTTTACTCAATGCACCCACCGGAAGTGGCAAAACCTATGCGCTTTGGGTACCGTGCCTGCTTGAGTACATGAGAGAACATCCCGCCGACTATAAGAAACCCAGAAAGAACGGCTTGAGAGTCCTTTGGATCACGCCACTGCGTGCACTGGCGAGAGATATTCAACTAGCCATGGAGGGCATGTGCACCGACTTCGAAATTCCCTGGGAAATCGGCATCCGAACAGGCGACACCAGCACTTCAGATCGGGCAAAACAGAAGAGATCAGCGCCGGAATGCCTGGTCACCACACCCGAGAGTCTCCACCTACTTCTCAGCCAAAAAGAAGCTGTCAATTATTTCAAATCGCTTACCACCATCATCGTCGACGAGTGGCACGAGCTTCTGGGCACTAAAAGAGGGGTTCAAATTGAACTGGCCTTTTCCAGGCTTCGGGCCACCAACCCGGGCAACCTCAAAATATGGGGCGTGTCGGCCACCATTGGCAACCTCGATCAGGCCCGGGAGGTGCTGCTGGGGCCAACGCTATTCCAAGGCAGTGTAGCTATCAAAGCCAATATTCACAAAAAAATAGAAGTGATCTCTGTGCTGCCCGACGAGGCAGAGAAGTTCCCCTGGGGAGGGCACCTCGGTGTAAAAATGATGGACAAAGTGCTGCCAATCATCGAAAATAGCAAAACCACGCTACTTTTCACCAACACCCGCTCTCAAACAGAGATTTGGTACCAACAGATTTTGCACGCAGCCCCACACCTTTCCGGTGCCATGGCTATGCACCATGGCAGCATGGACAACAATGTGAGGAAATGGGTTGAAGAGGCTTTGCATGCAGGCAAGCTGCAATTGGTAGTCTGCACCAGCAGCCTTGACCTTGGCGTCGACTTCAGACCGGTAGATACCGTCATTCAGGTCGGAGGGCCCAAGGGTGTCGCCCGCTTCATGCAGAGAGCGGGCAGAAGTGGTCACCAGCCTGGCGCTACAAGTAAGATTTACTTTGTGCCTACCCATTCATTAGAGTTGATCGAAGGTGCCGCCCTTCGCTCAGCCATTGACAAAGACTACTATGAAAGCAGAAAACCGCTGGAAAAGTGCATGGATGTGCTGGTACAATACCTGGTAACACTTGCCGTGGGTGAGGGCTTTATACCCGACATCATTCTTAACGAAGTAAAGCAAACCTATTGCTTTAGCACCCTCAGCCAGGAAGAGTGGCAATGGGCATTGCAATTTATTACCACTGGTGGCAGCAGCCTCGGTGAATACGATGAGTTTTCGAAGGTCGAAATAATTGATGGGGTTTATCGGGTAACCGACAGGCGAAAGTCTACCATGCACAGGTTGTCCATCGGCACCATCGTTGGCGACCCATCCCTCAGGGTCAAATACCTGACGGGTGGCAATATTGGCACTGTGGAAGAAAGCTTTGCTTCGAAGCTCACAAGAGGTGATGTATTCTGGTTTGCTGGCCGCAATCTTGAATTCATCATGATCAAAGACATGACGGTGCTTGTAAGAAAAGCGAAGAAAAAACGTGGGCTGATACCCCGTTGGGGCGGTGGGAGAATGCCCCTCTCCTCTCAACTGTCCATCCTCATCCGCCAAAAATTGGAGCAAGCGGCCCTTGGCGACTTCAGCGATATAGAACTGGAAACTATCCGGCCTATCATCGAACTGCAGCAACGGTGGTCGATAGTGCCTGACGCCGGCAAGCTCCTCATCGAGAAAGTCGAAAGCCGTTTCGGGCACCACCTTTTCATTTATCCTTTCGAAGGTAGGTTTGTACACGAGGTGCTCGGAGGTCTTGTCGCCTACAGAATTGGTAAACTTGCCCCGATCTCTTTTTCCATTGCCATGAACGACTACGGTTTCGAATTGCTGACTGACGAACCAATTCCCATTGAGGAGGCACTGGAGCTGGACCTTTTTTCCACCACCAAACTATTGGAAGACATTCACCACAGCATCAACGAGTCGGAAATGGCCCGCCGACGGTTCCGGGATATTGCTTCCATCGCTGGCCTTGTTTTTCATGGCTTCCCTGGAAAAACGATCTCCAACAAACACTTGCAAGCCAACTCGCAGATCATCTACAAGGTTTTTGAGGACTACGACAAGGAAAACCTACTTCTCAAGCAGGCGATGGATGAAGTGATCACCCTTCAAATGGAGCAAAGCAGACTGCTGGAGGCCGTAGACAGAATCAACTCCCAGCAAATCACCCTGATGTACCCTCCCCGGCCAAGCCCCTTTGCCTTTCCTATCATGGTAGAGTCGCTAAGGGAAAGGCTCACTACTGAAAGTATTGAGGACAGGGTGATAAAACTACAGCAACAGCTGGAGAAATTTGCCGACAGCCAGGGCTAG
- a CDS encoding 6-pyruvoyl trahydropterin synthase family protein, with amino-acid sequence MKVAVYRKEHFNAAHRLNNPAWSEEKNRKVFGKCNNDNYHGHNYDLVVKLVGEPDPETGYLFDMKVLSDLVKEHVTKKFDHKNLNVDVEEFRSLNPTAENIAIVIYDLLRARIDNKFDLKITLYETERNFVEYPA; translated from the coding sequence ATGAAGGTAGCAGTCTATAGAAAAGAACATTTTAATGCGGCGCACAGGCTCAACAATCCTGCCTGGAGCGAGGAAAAGAACAGAAAGGTTTTTGGAAAGTGCAATAATGACAACTACCACGGGCACAATTACGATTTGGTGGTAAAACTAGTGGGAGAACCTGACCCTGAAACAGGCTACCTATTTGACATGAAAGTGTTAAGTGACCTGGTAAAGGAGCACGTAACAAAAAAATTTGACCATAAAAACCTAAATGTCGATGTGGAAGAGTTTCGCTCGTTGAATCCCACTGCTGAAAATATTGCCATCGTGATCTATGACTTGTTGAGAGCCAGAATTGACAACAAATTTGATTTAAAAATTACCCTTTATGAAACGGAAAGAAACTTTGTTGAGTACCCAGCCTAG
- a CDS encoding CDP-glycerol glycerophosphotransferase family protein, producing the protein MKLSEYLLTSPYYLFWKVKKLFDSSNPVIDFYIGEMMDYFIMEPVIRKFPQSRIVAKNAHIKKELESLGVAAISWPSFPDVVIMARHAMHEFPIDNVIKIGMAHGVYQFKKFIKAKKYNVFQRFFMTSQEHKLMAEKIGVKCGVAIGCPKLDQAFNGEIDDTYLEELRKSLHLDPAKPTVMFSATWDKSGMSAVHLWHERIEELSDTYNVMVTLHPFMSKRYRDSIRGKKSIVYIDSYNTVPYLMLSDVLVSDTSSIIGEYCAFNKPIVSFKVDTGARLTEDIKELISSISISVQSFDEAKIAIEESLNNDTLGEAREAANKKFFYALDGRAADRAAEEILKVLQENNLHTGTSLVQV; encoded by the coding sequence ATGAAATTATCGGAGTATCTCCTCACATCCCCCTATTACCTTTTTTGGAAGGTTAAAAAACTATTTGACTCAAGTAACCCTGTCATAGATTTTTACATAGGAGAAATGATGGACTACTTCATTATGGAGCCGGTCATTAGAAAGTTTCCGCAATCCCGAATTGTTGCGAAAAACGCACACATAAAAAAGGAGCTTGAATCTCTCGGGGTAGCAGCCATATCCTGGCCGTCCTTTCCTGATGTCGTTATAATGGCCAGACATGCCATGCACGAATTCCCCATTGACAATGTGATCAAAATAGGCATGGCGCATGGTGTGTACCAGTTCAAAAAGTTCATCAAGGCTAAAAAGTACAACGTTTTTCAGCGTTTTTTTATGACCTCTCAGGAGCACAAGCTGATGGCAGAAAAAATTGGTGTAAAATGCGGGGTGGCTATAGGGTGCCCGAAACTGGACCAAGCTTTTAATGGAGAAATTGACGATACCTATCTTGAGGAACTAAGGAAGTCTTTGCATTTGGATCCAGCAAAACCCACCGTGATGTTCTCCGCCACCTGGGACAAGTCGGGCATGTCGGCTGTCCACCTATGGCATGAAAGGATAGAAGAGCTGAGCGATACCTACAATGTGATGGTGACCCTCCATCCGTTTATGAGCAAACGATACAGGGATAGCATACGTGGCAAAAAGAGCATCGTTTATATTGATAGCTACAATACTGTCCCCTACCTGATGCTGTCTGACGTTCTGGTTTCTGATACCAGTAGCATCATTGGTGAGTATTGTGCCTTCAACAAACCTATTGTCTCCTTCAAGGTAGATACAGGCGCCAGGTTAACAGAAGACATCAAGGAGCTGATAAGCTCCATTAGCATTTCCGTCCAATCATTTGATGAAGCAAAAATTGCCATTGAAGAATCGTTAAATAACGACACCCTTGGAGAGGCTCGGGAAGCAGCCAATAAGAAATTCTTTTATGCGCTCGATGGAAGAGCAGCCGACAGAGCGGCAGAAGAAATTCTAAAAGTGTTGCAAGAAAATAACCTGCACACCGGCACATCATTGGTGCAGGTTTAA
- a CDS encoding sensor histidine kinase codes for MLISLLILLVGAILSVWTFYQNKKTVTERVISNELPVLVDYAAVRFMENVSEAIHVSKYLANSPFVKDWLVNEQPDTIQILRYLNQIGSSENIVSLHIIPVENPVIISNYWPRRKLTDAADPFFKKFLTSDNFREFNIDINKYVKHKQLLFYVNNKIIGDDGNVLGLADVAMRLDKFSSVIAYDSLQSIGQLYIVDRSGTIKLHNDTTRIGYSSSESNGSNIKNEPGLGKVADDILSGRVSIAEFQREGKTILLMTRVLPEFDWLVVAEVPKEDFMAPYLNMLWKNLIMSILGAIISVVLVVAITSRWVITPLMMLKSGLINFFLFLNGDRTGYEKISERGSREMRDMAHEINGEVDRIKANLEKDQALIMEMQFLIEQVNNGVFSVRLKEHAANPRLRRLRADINHMLELLSAKVGDNLNETLKSLQQYANLNFSDASKNKNLGELGAQVHSMGASLENALHEIKSQNKELEEKRVKVDEQNKFIESRNKELSNVNAQINLINSKLETLVEEKTLNLQKAYRELDTFLYRASHDLRRPLTTLRGIVQLVEDRNTDEKVGELYGLIDKVISGMDSMLKKLIAISYVSSTELTFTHLDSDSCARLVEKVLSGFQDRLTDYSTKVTVSIAPDLGFNASEDLVESVLANIVENALIFSSKVEPVLVVSFTNGPKDHVHLTVEDNGVGIPQNVQDRCFDMFFKGSQLSQGDGLGLYVVKKIADRLGAAIVLKSQVGKGTTIVVKFPREHSE; via the coding sequence GTGCTGATATCACTATTGATTTTGTTAGTAGGTGCTATATTAAGTGTATGGACTTTTTATCAAAACAAAAAGACGGTAACGGAACGGGTGATTTCAAACGAGCTTCCTGTCTTGGTTGACTATGCGGCTGTGCGGTTCATGGAGAATGTCAGCGAGGCGATTCATGTGTCAAAATATCTGGCGAACAGCCCATTTGTTAAAGATTGGCTTGTAAACGAACAACCAGATACGATACAGATTCTAAGGTATTTGAACCAAATTGGATCGAGCGAGAACATTGTTAGTCTCCATATTATCCCAGTTGAGAACCCGGTTATTATTTCAAATTATTGGCCTCGGAGAAAATTGACCGACGCTGCAGATCCTTTTTTTAAGAAATTCCTCACTAGTGACAATTTTCGGGAATTCAACATAGACATTAACAAATATGTGAAGCACAAACAATTGCTTTTCTATGTCAACAACAAGATTATTGGGGATGACGGTAATGTGCTGGGGCTGGCTGATGTGGCCATGCGGCTTGATAAGTTTAGTTCAGTAATTGCCTATGATAGCCTTCAGTCTATTGGTCAGCTTTACATTGTCGACCGCAGTGGTACCATCAAACTTCATAACGACACGACCAGGATTGGGTATAGTAGTTCTGAGTCAAATGGATCAAATATTAAAAATGAGCCAGGCTTGGGTAAAGTGGCGGACGACATACTCAGCGGTAGAGTGTCAATCGCTGAGTTTCAAAGGGAAGGAAAAACTATTCTGTTGATGACGAGGGTTTTACCGGAATTTGACTGGCTGGTAGTTGCTGAAGTGCCCAAGGAAGATTTCATGGCTCCGTACCTGAATATGCTGTGGAAAAACCTAATAATGAGCATCTTAGGAGCTATTATAAGCGTAGTCTTGGTAGTGGCTATTACTTCCCGATGGGTGATAACACCTCTTATGATGCTGAAGAGCGGACTAATCAACTTCTTTCTTTTTTTGAATGGCGACCGAACTGGTTATGAAAAGATATCGGAGAGAGGAAGCAGGGAAATGAGAGACATGGCCCATGAGATAAATGGGGAGGTCGACAGGATCAAGGCTAATCTTGAAAAAGATCAGGCCCTGATTATGGAAATGCAGTTTCTCATTGAACAGGTGAACAATGGCGTTTTTTCCGTGAGACTCAAGGAGCATGCGGCAAACCCTAGATTAAGAAGGCTGAGGGCCGACATTAATCATATGCTTGAGCTACTGAGCGCAAAGGTTGGCGATAACCTCAACGAAACATTGAAGTCACTACAGCAATACGCTAACCTTAATTTTTCCGACGCTTCAAAGAATAAGAATTTGGGTGAGTTGGGAGCACAGGTTCATAGCATGGGCGCCTCGTTGGAGAATGCGTTGCATGAAATTAAGTCGCAAAATAAGGAACTGGAAGAAAAGCGAGTTAAAGTAGATGAGCAGAATAAGTTTATCGAGTCCCGCAACAAGGAACTGAGCAATGTAAATGCTCAAATTAATCTGATTAACTCAAAGCTGGAAACGTTGGTTGAGGAGAAGACCCTTAACCTGCAAAAAGCTTACCGTGAGCTCGACACTTTTCTCTACCGGGCCTCACATGATTTGAGACGCCCTTTGACGACTTTAAGAGGGATTGTCCAGCTGGTTGAGGACAGAAATACTGACGAGAAAGTAGGAGAGCTCTACGGGTTGATTGATAAGGTCATTAGCGGAATGGACAGCATGCTTAAGAAGCTAATTGCTATTAGCTATGTTTCCAGTACCGAATTAACATTTACTCATCTCGACAGCGACTCGTGTGCCAGGCTGGTGGAGAAAGTTTTGAGTGGTTTTCAAGACAGGTTGACTGATTATAGTACAAAAGTGACCGTAAGTATTGCTCCTGATTTAGGCTTCAATGCCAGCGAAGACCTGGTAGAAAGCGTGCTCGCAAACATCGTAGAAAACGCCTTGATATTTTCCTCAAAAGTAGAGCCGGTACTCGTTGTAAGCTTTACTAATGGCCCCAAAGATCATGTACACCTTACTGTAGAAGATAATGGCGTGGGTATTCCCCAAAATGTGCAGGACAGGTGCTTTGATATGTTTTTTAAAGGCAGTCAGTTGTCGCAGGGAGACGGCCTTGGTTTGTATGTTGTGAAGAAAATAGCTGACAGGCTGGGGGCCGCCATCGTGCTGAAGAGTCAAGTTGGCAAGGGTACCACTATTGTGGTGAAGTTCCCAAGGGAGCACTCAGAATAA
- a CDS encoding SDR family NAD(P)-dependent oxidoreductase, whose amino-acid sequence MSNGNAKSYLIVGGSKGIGLEVVKKLLELGHFVHSISRSENPLTHANLVHHQFDATIGDWSEVSLPQVLDGFVYCPGTINLKPFHRLAEADFNLDFSVNLIGAVKAFQKVHPSLKAANKSSVVLFSTVAVSQGMSFHASVGAAKGAVEGLAKSLAAEWVSHGIRVNTIAPSLVDTPLAAGLLSSVEKRSGAEKRNPMGHIGSAQELAETVIYLLTAAGWLTGQVLHLDGGMSSIRPI is encoded by the coding sequence ATGAGCAACGGGAATGCAAAAAGCTATCTGATCGTTGGCGGGTCGAAGGGCATTGGACTTGAGGTAGTGAAGAAACTGCTTGAACTGGGGCATTTCGTTCACAGTATTTCAAGGTCAGAAAATCCCTTGACTCATGCCAATCTGGTGCACCACCAATTTGACGCCACTATAGGAGACTGGTCAGAAGTCTCGCTGCCTCAAGTACTTGATGGGTTTGTGTACTGCCCGGGCACTATTAATTTGAAGCCATTTCACCGTCTCGCTGAGGCAGATTTCAATCTTGACTTCAGCGTTAATCTCATCGGCGCAGTAAAAGCCTTTCAAAAGGTCCACCCGTCTCTAAAAGCTGCGAATAAGTCTAGTGTCGTACTCTTTAGCACAGTGGCAGTATCGCAGGGCATGAGCTTTCATGCTTCGGTAGGAGCGGCCAAAGGAGCCGTTGAGGGGCTTGCCAAATCGCTGGCTGCAGAATGGGTGAGTCACGGAATTAGGGTGAACACTATTGCACCTTCCCTTGTGGACACTCCGCTGGCAGCTGGCCTGCTTTCGTCTGTAGAAAAACGCAGCGGTGCCGAGAAAAGAAACCCGATGGGACACATAGGCTCCGCACAAGAGCTAGCGGAAACCGTTATTTATCTTCTTACCGCCGCCGGTTGGCTCACAGGGCAAGTGTTGCACCTTGACGGCGGAATGTCGAGCATCAGACCAATTTAA
- the folE gene encoding GTP cyclohydrolase I FolE has product MKRKETLLSTQPSQALDIDDLDDDHVATSYETPLRADAFEMDDDLKMELIAKHFREIMHILGMDLTDDSLKGTPNRVAKMYVKEVFSGLNPKNKPTAKLFDNKYEYNEMLVERDITFYSYCEHHFVPIYGKAHVAYISSGKVIGLSKINRIVQYYAKRPQVQERMTVQIANELKKILKTDNVGVVVDAVHMCVSSRGVGDTNSRTGTAHFSGKFSDENTKKEFLNYINTPNNLNGK; this is encoded by the coding sequence ATGAAACGGAAAGAAACTTTGTTGAGTACCCAGCCTAGCCAGGCATTGGACATAGATGATTTGGACGACGACCACGTTGCTACTTCCTATGAAACTCCGTTGAGAGCGGATGCTTTTGAGATGGACGACGATCTCAAAATGGAGCTTATTGCCAAGCATTTCAGGGAAATTATGCACATTCTCGGCATGGATCTTACTGACGACAGCCTGAAAGGCACTCCCAACAGAGTGGCTAAAATGTATGTCAAAGAGGTTTTCAGCGGATTAAACCCAAAAAATAAGCCTACGGCAAAGCTGTTTGACAACAAATACGAGTACAACGAGATGCTGGTAGAGCGTGACATTACCTTCTATTCTTATTGCGAGCATCATTTCGTACCTATTTATGGTAAAGCACATGTGGCTTACATATCCAGCGGAAAGGTGATCGGCTTGTCCAAAATCAACCGGATTGTTCAGTATTATGCCAAAAGACCTCAGGTACAAGAAAGAATGACCGTGCAGATTGCCAATGAGCTCAAAAAGATTTTGAAGACAGACAATGTGGGAGTTGTAGTAGATGCCGTGCACATGTGTGTTTCTTCACGTGGAGTAGGTGACACAAACAGCAGGACAGGTACTGCACATTTCAGTGGCAAGTTTTCAGATGAAAACACCAAAAAAGAATTTCTGAATTACATCAATACACCCAACAATCTCAATGGTAAATAG